AGTGAGCGAGGATGTCCAACAAGATATTTTTATTGCGGCTTCAAAATCGCTTAATTTTATCAATCCTGATGAAATTTCAGCAGTAGTATTATTAACTGCCCTAAGTCGCTTCCTCCAACAAAAAGATGGCTCCAAAATGGCATTTTTGGATGGCTCACCCACAGAACGTCTGTGTCAGCCGTTGGTAGATTATATTACAGAACGTGGGGGAGAAGTACGGTTAAATGCTCCATTAAAAGAAATTTTGCTGAATGAAGACGGTACAGTGAAAGGATTCTTGATGCGGGGACTCAATGGAGCAGCGGATTACATAGAAACTGCTGATATTTACGTTTCGGCAATGCCAGTGGACGTTATGAAGGTGATGCTACCAAATCCTTGGAAGAAAAATGACTTCTTCCAAAAGCTAGAAGGGTTAGAGGGCGTGCCTGTGATAAACTTGCAGTTGTGGTTCGACCGCAAACTTACTGATATAGACCAGTTGCTATTTTCGCGCTCGCCTCTACTCAGCGTTTATGCTGATATGAGCAATACCTGCCGTGGGTACGCCAATCCTGAGCGCTCAATGCTGGAATTGGTTTTGGCTCCGGCAAAAGATTGGATTGCCAAATCCGATGAAGAGATTTTGCAGGTAACTCTTGCGGAGTTGCAAAAACTCTTTCCCTCACACTTTAACGGAGACAATCCAGCAAAATTGCTGAAATATCATGTAGTCAAAACGCCGCGTTCAGTATACAAAGCAACTCCTGGTCGCCAACAGTACCGTCCTTCTCAGCAAACACCGATTAGCAACTTCTTTCTGAGTGGGAGTTACACTATGCAACCCTATCTCGGTAGTATGGAAGGTGCTGTGCTTTCTGGTAAGCTGACAGCGCAGGCAATTGCTGAAGGACGCTTGGTGGCAAATTCATCAAACCTGCAAATGCAAACCCCCCAGCCCGCAACGAATGCTGCAACTGTCTGATTCCCCCCCGCGCATGAAACCGCCGGTCTCTGTGGATGAGTCCTATCAACTTTGCCGTCAAATCACAGCAAAGTATGCCAAAACTTTTTACCTTGGCACTTTGCTGATGAGCAAGGCAAAACGTCCAGCTATTTGGGCAATTTATGCCTGGTGTCGCCGTACCGATGAACTGGTGGACGGTCCGGCGGCTGCTATTACCACACCAGAAACCTTAGATAAATGGGAGCAGCAGCTGGAATCCATTTTTGCGGGACATCCAGTAGATAATTATGATGTTGCTTTAGTTGATACCCTCCAGCGCTTTCCGATGGATATTCAGCCCTTTCGGGATATGATTGCTGGTCAGCGTATGGACTTACAGCGCAGTCGTTACGAAAACTTCGACGAGTTATACCTGTACTGTTACCGTGTCGCCGGTACTGTAGGGCTAATGTCAACGGCGGTTATGGGAGTAGATACTAAGCAAAACACTGCTCCTTGGAACCGCAATCAACTACCTTATCTGCCCACTGAAGAAGCGATCGCACTCGGAATTGCCAGTCAACTCACTAACATCCTACGGGATGTGCATGAGGATGCACGACGGGGAAGAATTTACATTCCCCTAGAGGATTTAGCACGATTCAACTACACTGAGCAGGATTTGTTCAAAGGCGTGGTAGATGAGCGCTGGCGTTCTTTAATGCGTTTTTTAATTGCTCGCACCCGCCAATTTTATAAAAAGGCAGAAAAGGGTATTAGTTACCTCTCTCCAGATGCACGGTTGCCTGTATGGGCAGCTCTAATGCAATATAGTAAAATCCTGGAAAAGATTGAGCGTAACGACTACAACGTATTCAGTCAACGTGTTTACGTACCGCAGTGGCAAAAGATACGTAGTATTCCACTGGCGTGGTTGCGATCGCAAGTACTATAAAATTTGGTCATTTGTCATTTGTTATTTGTCCTTTGTAATAACTACTAATGACCAATGACAAATGACCGATACTTCTTTGATGGTACAAGCCCCTAGAAAAATCTGTGCAGTCAATCCAAAATCCAAAATCTAAAATCTAAAATCGAAGGACTCTTGACTCTACCAAAATAATCTGTTAACATCTATATTCGACATAGTGGAGAGGTGGCTGAGTGGTCGAAAGCGGCAGATTGCTAATCTGTTGTACGGATCGAAAGGCCGTACCGAGGGTTCGAATCCCTCCTTCTCCGTTTTTTTACTAGAGACGCGATTACTCGCGTCTCTATTTGTTAAGGACGCGATAAATTCCCTCTGTAGATATCTATAGAAATACTCCTTTTGGCAGATGCTATCATTTATCCTTTGGAGCGATTACAGATTAAACTTATCTTGCAATTAGAAAGTAAGTTTGTATCTGTTAATGATCAGCTATTGAGCAAAATAAGGAGTGGAATTTAAATATATGAAAAAAACTATTAGTGCTTTTGCTCTAGCTATAGCTACCTTCACAACAGGCTTTTTAGTAGCGGCTTGTGATGGCAACACCACCACAACCTCAAACACAGGTACTGATGGAGCTGCCAGTACTCCAGCAGGTTCAACAACTACAGCTTCCAGTAGCACTCAAGGGTTAAAAATAGGTTCACTGCTACCAACCACAGGTGACTTAGCTGCGATTGGACAGCAGATGGTGCAATCCGTTCCCTTATTAGTAACTACCGTCAATGCTTGTGGCGGTGTGAATGGACAACCTGTAACCCTAGTGCAAGTCGATGATCAAACTGACCCTAAAGCAGGTGCTGCTGGTATGACTAAACTGGCAACCTTAGATAAAGTTGCGGGTGTAGTTGGTTCTTTTGCTAGTAGTGTCTCCAGTGCAGCTGTTTCCATAGCTGTGCCTAATAAAGTCATGCTCATTTCTCCTGGCAGCACTAGCCCTGTATTTACCGAAAAAGCAGCAAAAGGTGAATACAAAAACTTTTGGGCGCGTACTGCACCTCCAGATACCTACCAAGCTCAAGCTTTAGCTCAACTTGCTAATCAAAAAGGTTTTAAGAGAGTTTCCACTGTCGTTATTAACAATGACTATGGTGTGGGATTTGAAAAAGCCTTTGTACAAGCATTTGAAAAATTAGGGGGAACGGTAGTAAATAAAAGCAACCCTGTTCGCTACGACCCCAAAGCCACCACATTTGATACCGAAGCACAAGCAGCTTTTGCAGGTAAGCCAGATGCAGTACTAGGTGTGTTTTACGAAGAAACCGGAGCCCTGTTTCTGAAATCCGCATACCAGCAAGGTGGGACTCAAGGGGTGCAGATAATGCTGACTGATGGTGTGAAGTCAGATACATTCCCAGACAGAGTAGGTAAATCTCCTGATGGTAAATACATCGTTGCTGGAGCTATCGGTACAGTTCCCGGTTCTAACGGTAAAGGATTAGAAGCTTTCACCAAGCTTTGGCAAGAAAAAAGAAAATCCCCACCCGCACCATATACTCCTCATGGTTGGGATGCAGCTGCCTTATTAGTTTTATCTGCCCAAGCAGCAAAGGAAAACACAGGTGTTGGCATCGCCAATAAAATTCGTGAAGTTGCCAATGCTCCTGGTGTAGAAGTTAGCGATGTTTGCGAAGGTTTGAAATTGCTTAAAGAAGGTAAAGATATTAACTATCAAGGAGCTAGCGGTAACGTAGATATTGACGAAAATGGCGATGTGGTTGGTGTCTACGATGTTTGGACAGTAGGTGATGATGGCAAAATCAAGACCATTGAGCAAGTTAGCCCGAAGTAAGAACTAGGTATGAATTATGAATTATGAATTATGAATGATGAATTATGAAAATTTCAGCATTCATAATTCATCATTTTCGAGCTTTAAGCAGAATGAATTATGAAGATTTCAGCATTCATAATTCATCATTTTCACAGACCAAAGTTATAACCAACTCCGAGTGTCAAACCGATATCAGTTTCATCAAAAAATGCTGCATTCACAGCGGCTGTAGCAGTAAATTGACTGTTGAGTGGGAAATCTACACCACCAGATAAGAGAAAAGAAACCTGAGAGTTATCACCCGTGTTAATAGCTGCACCAGCACCCACATAAGGAGCGATCGCAACAGTGTCACTAAAAGGATCTCCTAGCTGCTGGAAGGAAAAATCGTAGGTGACGGGAATGAGAATTGTAGTGTTGTCGCCCACCACTAATGAAGGTCTAACAGATAAGCTTCTTGATAGACCCACCTTGCTGATCACCATAAAATTAGCATCACCTAAAGAGGAGTCACCACCAGCCAAACCAATATTTGCTGCTATACCAATATAGCTAGAGCCTCCACGTGTGGCACGACCTGGAAGAATATCTGATTGTGCAACTTCCTGAGTAGCAGCAGATGGTTGAGAAGTTGACTGTTGGTCTTGAGCAGTAGTAAGTCCTGTAGATGATGTTGTTACTGTACCAGGAATAGGTGTGAACGTAGGACTGTCTGTCTCTGGTGTAGCGACGCTATGGAACTTTTCCTGAGTAGAGGTAGAATTAGATACTTCTACTGAATTTTCTACTGGAACGGGTGATGCAGTCATGGCTTCTGCTTCAATGCTGGTAGAGTCAGCAGTCTGAGCAACAGCAGGTAGACCACCAGCTAAAACAGCAGCAGTTGCTATACTAACTAAACCGAGAATTTTTTGATTAAAAACAATCGTATTCACATTCACTCCTCAAACAATATTACCTTTATAGAGAATGGGCTTTGCCCATATCCAGCCAATGTTTGACAATATCTACATTTAACATCAAAAAATCTATTTCTACATCCCTATTTTCAAGGTAATACAAATTTTTGAATAGTCACTATATATAGGGATAGATCCTCAATTCAACGGATGACAAAAATTATTCAATAAATAAAAATAACTTTCTACCAATCATCAGAGTTATTTTTTGCCATTAATCATTTATTACTAGTAATTTGTTCTTGATTCTTTATTGAAGAAAGACATTTTGTACAAATATTTTTACCCTACCCTAACCCTCCCCTTGACAAGGGGAGGGAAGCGGATATCTTGTTTTCCCTTGATATTCAAGGTGACTAAGGGGAGTCAATGCAATTTGTGTATACACACCCGTGAAAGGGAAGTTAAGGGGGGATTGAAGGGAGTTTTAAGATTTCATGCAAAAGGTCTAATAATCATTGACTAATGGCTGATACATAACTCCTAACTCTTGTTAATAAAACATAAATATTTTATATAAATTAATACTAGTACTGCTAAGAAAAAAGCCGTTCTACCTGATGGTACTCTATATCTTGTAATTTCTGTAGTAAATGCGATGGTTGTTCAACTTTTTGCCTGACTAATAAGTCAGTTATTTTTATAATCTCGTCAAAGCGAAAATTATAAGTGAGTTGCGTTAGCACTTGAATTAAAGTTGAAAATTGTGTGGGAATTTGAGTCAATAGTTGAAAAATACTTTCATCATTGCACTCTTTAGCTGCTGTATGTAGATTTTGTATCCATGCATCTGGCATCTGTGCTAGGTCTTCAGGAGTTAAGTTTCTAGATTGCACATCCTCATTTTGGTTAACTATACCTGGTTCAAAGTAAATGTAGCGCACACCTAAGTGTTTTGTAAGTTGAGCAAAAATTTCTGATTCAGAAAATGGTTTGCTGATAAAGTCATCACAACCAGCAGATATCATTGCTTGGCGCTGTTCCTCAAAAGCATAAG
Above is a genomic segment from Fischerella sp. JS2 containing:
- the pds gene encoding 15-cis-phytoene desaturase, which gives rise to MRVAIAGAGLAGLSCAKYLTDLGYTPIVLESRDVLGGLVAAWQDADGDWYETGLHVFFGAYPNMLQLLKELGVEDRLQWKKHTMIFNQPEKPGTYSRFDFPELPAPLNGIVAILRNNDMLTWGEKIELAKGLVPAMLRGQKYVDSTDQYTFSEWLKQQGVSEDVQQDIFIAASKSLNFINPDEISAVVLLTALSRFLQQKDGSKMAFLDGSPTERLCQPLVDYITERGGEVRLNAPLKEILLNEDGTVKGFLMRGLNGAADYIETADIYVSAMPVDVMKVMLPNPWKKNDFFQKLEGLEGVPVINLQLWFDRKLTDIDQLLFSRSPLLSVYADMSNTCRGYANPERSMLELVLAPAKDWIAKSDEEILQVTLAELQKLFPSHFNGDNPAKLLKYHVVKTPRSVYKATPGRQQYRPSQQTPISNFFLSGSYTMQPYLGSMEGAVLSGKLTAQAIAEGRLVANSSNLQMQTPQPATNAATV
- the crtB gene encoding 15-cis-phytoene synthase CrtB, translating into MLQLSDSPPRMKPPVSVDESYQLCRQITAKYAKTFYLGTLLMSKAKRPAIWAIYAWCRRTDELVDGPAAAITTPETLDKWEQQLESIFAGHPVDNYDVALVDTLQRFPMDIQPFRDMIAGQRMDLQRSRYENFDELYLYCYRVAGTVGLMSTAVMGVDTKQNTAPWNRNQLPYLPTEEAIALGIASQLTNILRDVHEDARRGRIYIPLEDLARFNYTEQDLFKGVVDERWRSLMRFLIARTRQFYKKAEKGISYLSPDARLPVWAALMQYSKILEKIERNDYNVFSQRVYVPQWQKIRSIPLAWLRSQVL
- a CDS encoding ABC transporter substrate-binding protein, with protein sequence MKKTISAFALAIATFTTGFLVAACDGNTTTTSNTGTDGAASTPAGSTTTASSSTQGLKIGSLLPTTGDLAAIGQQMVQSVPLLVTTVNACGGVNGQPVTLVQVDDQTDPKAGAAGMTKLATLDKVAGVVGSFASSVSSAAVSIAVPNKVMLISPGSTSPVFTEKAAKGEYKNFWARTAPPDTYQAQALAQLANQKGFKRVSTVVINNDYGVGFEKAFVQAFEKLGGTVVNKSNPVRYDPKATTFDTEAQAAFAGKPDAVLGVFYEETGALFLKSAYQQGGTQGVQIMLTDGVKSDTFPDRVGKSPDGKYIVAGAIGTVPGSNGKGLEAFTKLWQEKRKSPPAPYTPHGWDAAALLVLSAQAAKENTGVGIANKIREVANAPGVEVSDVCEGLKLLKEGKDINYQGASGNVDIDENGDVVGVYDVWTVGDDGKIKTIEQVSPK